One genomic window of bacterium includes the following:
- the ndhC gene encoding NADH-quinone oxidoreductase subunit A, producing the protein MLLLDWLYVAAFAVVGLLLAAMSLAIVWVLSPRSTYPQKRMTYESGIEPIGQAWAQFNIRYYLFGLVFVIFAVEVIYLYPWAIVFRQLGKFAFFEMLIFLVVLLLGLAYAWRKGALEWS; encoded by the coding sequence ATGCTGCTTCTAGACTGGCTCTATGTCGCGGCGTTTGCGGTTGTCGGCCTGCTGCTGGCCGCCATGTCGCTGGCCATCGTTTGGGTGTTGTCTCCCCGGTCGACATACCCCCAGAAGCGCATGACCTACGAATCAGGCATAGAGCCCATCGGCCAGGCCTGGGCGCAGTTCAACATCCGCTACTACCTGTTTGGGCTGGTTTTCGTGATCTTCGCGGTGGAGGTCATCTACCTATACCCCTGGGCGATTGTATTCCGGCAGCTCGGCAAGTTCGCGTTCTTCGAGATGCTGATCTTCCTGGTGGTGCTGCTGCTGGGCCTGGCCTACGCTTGGCGTAAGGGCGCGCTCGAATGGTCCTAG
- the nuoH gene encoding NADH-quinone oxidoreductase subunit NuoH has translation MSWGAEIAKAVLAAVGMFTFLAIVAAMFGVLLERKVGGWIQSRLGPKHVGPQGLLQTLADTLKLLQKEHITPRAADALVYNTAPMVVTTAGLMGWLVIPFGTLGGTVLVVRDLNIGILFFAAMASMTVIGILAGGWASNNKYSLLGALRSASQMISYELPLGIALVAVAMEAGTLSTVGIVRAQDGWMGSFIFRQFPAFVIFLVAATAEVNRTPFDLPEAESELVAGYLSEYTGMRFSLFMLGEYAEMFAMAAMTTTLFLGGWKGPFLPPILWFFLKMYLVVFFMMWVRWTFPRFRLDQLLNLCWKVLLPAGLVWILISGYRITF, from the coding sequence GTGAGCTGGGGGGCTGAGATCGCCAAGGCCGTTCTGGCCGCGGTCGGGATGTTCACCTTCCTGGCCATCGTGGCGGCGATGTTCGGCGTGCTGCTCGAGCGCAAGGTCGGCGGGTGGATTCAGTCCCGGCTGGGCCCCAAGCACGTCGGCCCGCAGGGCCTGCTGCAGACCCTGGCCGATACGCTCAAGCTGCTGCAGAAGGAGCACATAACCCCCCGGGCCGCGGACGCGCTGGTCTACAACACCGCCCCCATGGTCGTTACGACCGCCGGACTGATGGGCTGGCTGGTGATTCCGTTCGGCACGCTCGGAGGGACCGTGCTGGTCGTCCGCGACCTCAACATCGGCATTCTGTTCTTCGCGGCCATGGCCTCGATGACCGTGATCGGCATCCTGGCAGGCGGGTGGGCGTCCAACAACAAGTACTCGCTGCTCGGCGCGCTGCGGAGCGCCTCGCAGATGATCAGCTACGAGCTCCCCTTGGGGATAGCTCTCGTGGCCGTGGCCATGGAGGCCGGGACGCTTTCCACCGTGGGCATCGTCCGCGCGCAGGACGGCTGGATGGGGTCCTTCATCTTCCGACAGTTTCCCGCGTTCGTCATCTTCCTGGTCGCGGCCACCGCGGAGGTCAACCGCACTCCGTTCGACCTGCCCGAGGCGGAGTCCGAGCTGGTTGCGGGTTATCTATCTGAATACACGGGCATGCGCTTCTCCCTTTTCATGCTGGGCGAGTACGCCGAGATGTTCGCGATGGCAGCCATGACCACGACGCTCTTCTTGGGCGGGTGGAAGGGGCCGTTCCTGCCTCCTATTTTGTGGTTCTTCCTCAAGATGTACCTGGTGGTGTTTTTCATGATGTGGGTCCGTTGGACATTTCCGCGCTTCCGGCTGGACCAGCTTCTCAACCTGTGCTGGAAGGTATTGCTTCCGGCCGGTCTTGTCTGGATCCTCATCTCCGGTTACAGGATCACGTTCTAG
- a CDS encoding NADH-quinone oxidoreductase subunit J, with product MGTLAAFLILSAVTLIPAVVVVTSKNIVRSALALVPTFLGITGLYVLLQAEFVAGIQVLIYAGAITVLILFVIMLTEGGTGIRIRQVNEQVTVGALTSAALAALLIWVFLRTPWPRGPGALPEYTAEQIGTTLLSSMVLVFEVTSLVLLISLIGAIIIARRER from the coding sequence ATGGGTACGCTGGCGGCATTTCTCATCTTGTCCGCGGTCACGCTGATACCCGCCGTCGTGGTGGTGACCTCCAAGAACATCGTTCGCAGCGCCCTGGCGCTCGTCCCGACTTTCCTGGGGATCACGGGCCTGTACGTCCTGCTGCAGGCGGAGTTTGTCGCCGGCATCCAGGTGCTGATCTACGCCGGCGCGATTACGGTGTTGATCCTCTTCGTAATCATGCTCACGGAAGGCGGGACAGGCATCAGGATTCGCCAGGTAAACGAGCAGGTGACTGTGGGCGCGCTGACAAGCGCCGCTCTGGCGGCGTTGTTGATCTGGGTGTTCCTGCGTACACCCTGGCCCCGGGGACCCGGAGCGCTGCCCGAATACACCGCGGAACAGATCGGCACAACCCTGCTCTCGTCCATGGTGCTGGTCTTTGAGGTCACAAGCCTGGTGCTGTTGATCTCACTTATCGGCGCCATCATCATCGCGCGGCGCGAGCGGTAG
- the nuoK gene encoding NADH-quinone oxidoreductase subunit NuoK yields the protein MALGLTHFLVVSALLFCLGLYGVLTRRNAVAILMGIELMLNAANINLVAFNKYVAPAALNGQVFTLVVITLAACEVGVGLALVMATYRNLETVQVDRINMLKW from the coding sequence GTGGCGCTTGGATTGACGCACTTCCTGGTGGTAAGCGCCCTGCTCTTTTGCCTGGGGCTCTACGGGGTGCTGACGCGGCGGAATGCGGTGGCGATCTTGATGGGCATCGAGTTGATGCTCAACGCCGCCAACATCAACTTGGTTGCCTTCAACAAGTACGTGGCGCCCGCGGCGCTCAACGGGCAGGTGTTCACGCTGGTAGTGATTACCCTGGCGGCCTGTGAGGTGGGCGTTGGCCTGGCGCTGGTCATGGCGACATATAGGAACCTTGAGACGGTTCAGGTGGACCGGATCAACATGTTGAAGTGGTAG
- the nuoL gene encoding NADH-quinone oxidoreductase subunit L: protein MRDLAWLIPLFPLAAYGLITAFGRRLPGAGSYVAVAGIGLSGLLSIGIFVEMLLGAPPVEMTVRWMLLGSSPLELGFRVDHLTTIMLLVVTVVGSMIFTYSIGYMKGDPRFPRFFAYLSLFAASMLLLVLADNLLFLYAGWELVGLCSYLLIGFYFEKPSAARASIKAFLTTRVGDFFMFLGIMIVFFTLGTFRFEEIFGRVREGALAGAAIGGIPLLTLAAVLIFGGAVGKSAQVPLHTWLPDAMEGPTPVSALIHAATMVAAGVYLVARTYTMFFDWPASGALHGSAALQTVAYVGGVTALMAATIAVVQDDIKRVLAYSTISQLGLMMLGLGVLGYGAGMFHLMTHAFFKALLFLGAGSVIHAMHTNDIKAMGGLARAMPSTYWTFLIGTLALAGVPPFAGFWSKDEILLEAFHHNTGLFVMAALTSFLTAFYMFRVIFYTFLGKLRSHDAHPHESPPVMTGPLWVLAGFSAVVGLVGAPFLGSPIHKFLHFEGVAVVPFSAGLALVSTAIAGGGILAAAVVYRWGLVPSSALRRAAGPLHTLVVRKYYFDEFYALAFVRPTLWIARSLRVFDVYVIDLLVNLIGFGVVAMARLYRLFDLYVVDGVVNLVGWTAKALGGTLRYIQTGRAQNYLLAIALGVIVIVAAGLLR, encoded by the coding sequence ATGCGCGACCTGGCCTGGCTGATTCCGCTCTTTCCCCTGGCTGCGTACGGGCTGATCACAGCCTTCGGTCGGCGTCTGCCCGGAGCGGGAAGCTACGTGGCGGTTGCCGGCATCGGGCTTTCCGGATTGCTTTCGATCGGCATCTTCGTCGAGATGCTGTTGGGCGCCCCGCCGGTGGAGATGACCGTGCGCTGGATGCTCCTGGGCAGCAGCCCCTTGGAGCTGGGGTTCCGCGTGGATCACCTCACCACCATCATGCTGCTGGTGGTTACGGTGGTCGGCTCGATGATCTTCACCTACTCGATCGGCTACATGAAGGGTGACCCGCGCTTCCCGCGCTTCTTCGCCTACCTCTCGCTTTTCGCGGCCTCCATGCTCCTGCTGGTGCTGGCGGACAATCTGCTCTTCCTCTACGCCGGGTGGGAGCTGGTGGGGTTGTGCTCGTACCTGCTGATCGGTTTCTACTTCGAGAAGCCCTCTGCCGCGCGCGCCTCGATCAAGGCCTTCCTTACCACGCGCGTGGGCGACTTCTTCATGTTCCTGGGCATCATGATCGTCTTCTTCACCCTCGGGACGTTCCGTTTCGAGGAGATCTTCGGACGCGTGCGCGAGGGAGCGCTCGCGGGGGCCGCGATCGGCGGGATTCCCTTGCTGACCCTGGCGGCGGTGCTGATCTTCGGTGGAGCGGTGGGCAAGTCGGCGCAGGTGCCGCTGCACACCTGGCTGCCCGACGCGATGGAGGGCCCCACCCCGGTCTCCGCGCTGATACACGCCGCGACGATGGTCGCCGCCGGCGTCTACTTGGTGGCGCGCACCTACACGATGTTCTTCGACTGGCCGGCCTCCGGAGCGCTCCACGGAAGCGCCGCATTGCAGACGGTGGCCTACGTGGGCGGGGTCACCGCCTTGATGGCCGCGACGATCGCCGTGGTCCAGGACGACATCAAGCGCGTGCTGGCGTACTCGACCATCAGCCAGCTCGGTCTGATGATGCTCGGCCTGGGAGTGCTGGGTTACGGAGCCGGCATGTTCCACCTGATGACGCACGCGTTCTTCAAGGCCCTGCTGTTCCTGGGCGCCGGCAGCGTGATCCACGCCATGCACACCAACGACATCAAGGCGATGGGCGGGCTCGCCCGCGCGATGCCGTCCACATACTGGACGTTCCTGATCGGCACCCTGGCGCTGGCGGGCGTGCCTCCGTTCGCGGGCTTCTGGAGCAAGGACGAGATCCTGCTGGAGGCGTTTCACCACAACACCGGCTTGTTCGTGATGGCCGCCCTGACCTCGTTCCTGACCGCGTTCTACATGTTCCGGGTCATCTTCTACACGTTCTTGGGTAAGCTGCGGAGCCACGACGCGCACCCACATGAGAGCCCGCCCGTCATGACCGGGCCGCTGTGGGTTCTGGCCGGCTTCTCCGCGGTGGTCGGTCTGGTCGGCGCGCCGTTCCTGGGAAGCCCGATCCACAAGTTCCTGCACTTCGAGGGCGTGGCGGTCGTGCCGTTCAGCGCCGGGCTTGCCCTCGTCTCCACCGCCATCGCCGGAGGTGGCATCCTGGCGGCGGCGGTCGTGTACCGCTGGGGGCTGGTCCCATCATCCGCGCTGCGCCGCGCCGCCGGCCCGTTGCACACGCTGGTGGTCCGCAAGTACTACTTCGACGAGTTCTATGCCCTGGCGTTCGTGCGCCCCACGCTCTGGATTGCCCGCTCGCTGCGGGTCTTCGATGTCTACGTGATTGACCTGCTGGTAAACCTGATCGGGTTTGGCGTCGTCGCCATGGCTCGGCTGTACCGGTTGTTCGATCTGTACGTGGTAGACGGCGTGGTCAACCTGGTGGGCTGGACGGCCAAGGCGCTCGGTGGAACGTTGCGCTACATTCAAACCGGCCGTGCGCAGAATTACCTGCTTGCGATCGCGCTGGGCGTGATCGTGATCGTGGCCGCGGGGCTGTTGCGGTAG
- a CDS encoding NADH-quinone oxidoreductase subunit M, protein MERYLLTITVFLPLLGGLIILLIPKGRGELMKWVAAAAAGLAFLVSLWLLGPFEIGSAGMQLQERYLWIPGIGINYHLGVDGLSLPLLIMTTLLSLLSVIYSWRVEMRLKEYLFLFLLLETGTLGVFVALDFFLFFVFWEITLVPMYLLIGIWGGPRREYAAIKFFLYTLVGSLAMLLAIMLLYFNAEPRTFGILELIQQQPLAQVPALAALAFWGFFLSFAIKVPMWPFHTWLPDAHVEAPTAGSVILAAVLLKMGTYGFVRISLPMLPETFKLFAFPIAILALIGIVYGALVAMAQTDLKKLVAYSSVNHMGYVMLGVSAAAAAVGVPEKAYAATIALNGAVFEMIAHGIITGALFLIVGVIYDYRAHTRGVDEFGGLGARLPLYTGVTMMAMLASMGLPGLMGFVAEFLIFVGSFGVFPELTALAVTGVIFSAAMFLWTIQRIFLGPLNPKWADLPDLDRREIISLAPLAALMLAFGVYPRPLLDMINVAMTSLVAVLR, encoded by the coding sequence ATGGAACGCTACCTGCTGACAATCACGGTGTTCCTGCCGCTGCTCGGCGGGTTGATAATCCTGCTGATCCCGAAGGGCCGGGGCGAGCTGATGAAGTGGGTGGCCGCCGCCGCCGCCGGGCTCGCCTTCCTGGTGTCGCTGTGGCTCCTGGGGCCGTTCGAGATCGGCAGCGCCGGCATGCAGCTCCAGGAGCGCTACCTGTGGATCCCCGGGATCGGGATCAACTACCACCTCGGTGTGGACGGGCTGAGCCTTCCGCTGCTGATCATGACCACCCTGCTGTCCCTGCTTTCGGTCATCTACTCGTGGCGCGTCGAGATGCGGCTCAAGGAGTACCTGTTCCTGTTCCTGCTGCTCGAGACCGGGACGTTGGGCGTCTTCGTGGCGCTGGACTTCTTCCTGTTCTTCGTGTTCTGGGAGATCACGCTGGTGCCGATGTACCTCCTGATCGGCATCTGGGGCGGTCCGCGCCGAGAGTACGCGGCGATCAAGTTCTTCCTTTACACCCTCGTGGGCTCGCTGGCGATGTTGCTGGCGATCATGCTGCTCTACTTCAACGCCGAGCCCCGCACGTTTGGGATCCTCGAGCTGATCCAGCAGCAGCCGCTGGCCCAGGTGCCGGCGCTCGCGGCGCTGGCGTTCTGGGGCTTCTTCCTGTCGTTTGCGATCAAGGTGCCGATGTGGCCGTTCCACACCTGGCTTCCGGACGCGCACGTGGAGGCGCCTACCGCCGGCAGCGTCATCCTGGCGGCCGTCCTACTGAAGATGGGGACGTACGGTTTCGTCCGGATCAGTCTGCCGATGCTGCCGGAGACCTTCAAGCTGTTCGCCTTCCCGATCGCGATCCTGGCGCTGATTGGGATCGTCTACGGAGCTCTCGTGGCCATGGCGCAGACCGACCTCAAGAAGCTGGTCGCCTACTCCAGCGTCAACCACATGGGGTACGTGATGCTGGGCGTCTCTGCCGCCGCGGCCGCGGTGGGTGTCCCGGAGAAGGCGTACGCCGCCACGATCGCGCTCAATGGGGCCGTATTCGAGATGATCGCCCACGGCATCATTACCGGCGCGCTGTTCCTCATCGTTGGGGTGATCTACGACTACCGGGCGCACACCCGAGGCGTGGATGAGTTCGGAGGGCTGGGCGCCAGGCTCCCGCTCTATACCGGCGTCACCATGATGGCTATGCTGGCCTCGATGGGCCTGCCGGGTTTGATGGGGTTCGTGGCCGAGTTCCTGATCTTCGTGGGATCGTTCGGCGTGTTCCCCGAACTGACCGCCCTGGCGGTCACCGGCGTCATCTTCTCGGCCGCGATGTTCCTGTGGACCATCCAACGCATCTTCCTGGGCCCGCTCAACCCCAAGTGGGCCGATCTGCCCGATCTCGACCGGCGCGAGATAATATCCCTGGCTCCGCTGGCCGCGCTCATGCTGGCCTTCGGGGTCTACCCGCGGCCGCTTCTGGACATGATAAACGTGGCGATGACGAGCCTGGTAGCCGTGCTGCGGTAG
- a CDS encoding NADH-quinone oxidoreductase subunit N — MPIPIEDIWSLVPEFWLVGLGLLLVLLDLFLPGDRKRLVGWAAVVGLLLVLMPILGMLGTPARTVFFNAYAVDGFAIFFKLIAVVATILVILSTMDALRGHTSFEGEMYVLLTFAALGVCLMAASADLILLALSIEFVSLSSYVMAGYFKSDPRSNEAGIKYFLFGAVSSAVMIYGFSILYGLTGETNLYAIADRVRTAPQPALVLAVGMALAGLGFKVSMVPFHQWTPDVYEGAPTPVAAFLSVASKAAGFAALVRFLMVAIDPGPVDWVAPIAVLSAVSMTLGNLLALPQRNIKRMLAYSSISHAGFLLMGVAAHRGDFGAPGLLIYLLAYTFTNLGAFFVAIAVGGRLGSDEIAGYAGLAQRSAGLAAVMALFMLSLTGIPPTGGFLGKFYIFGAAVNNGLLWLAVVAVINSVVALYYYMNVIRVMYLLPAPLGGSMTGPVPLRLALGIAALGTLVIGIFPQPFLTLVGAAAMLLRM; from the coding sequence ATGCCGATACCGATTGAAGACATCTGGTCACTCGTCCCCGAGTTCTGGCTGGTAGGGCTGGGACTGTTGTTGGTGCTCCTCGACCTCTTCCTGCCCGGTGACCGCAAGCGCCTGGTGGGATGGGCGGCCGTCGTGGGGCTGCTTCTTGTCCTGATGCCCATTCTCGGGATGCTTGGCACGCCCGCCCGCACCGTCTTCTTCAACGCCTACGCGGTGGACGGTTTCGCGATCTTCTTCAAGCTCATCGCCGTGGTAGCTACAATCCTGGTCATCCTGTCTACCATGGACGCGCTTCGAGGACACACGAGCTTCGAGGGCGAGATGTACGTGCTGCTGACCTTCGCGGCGCTGGGCGTGTGCCTGATGGCGGCCAGCGCCGATCTGATCCTGCTGGCGCTGTCGATCGAGTTCGTCAGTCTCTCCTCGTACGTCATGGCCGGGTACTTCAAGTCCGACCCCCGGAGCAACGAGGCCGGGATCAAGTACTTCTTGTTCGGCGCCGTCTCCTCGGCGGTGATGATCTACGGCTTCTCAATTCTCTATGGCCTGACCGGAGAGACCAACCTCTACGCCATCGCCGATCGTGTTCGGACCGCGCCCCAACCCGCCCTGGTGCTGGCGGTGGGCATGGCGCTGGCCGGTCTCGGGTTCAAGGTCTCGATGGTTCCGTTCCACCAGTGGACGCCGGACGTCTACGAGGGCGCGCCGACGCCGGTGGCGGCATTTCTGTCCGTGGCGTCCAAGGCGGCTGGGTTCGCGGCGCTGGTCAGGTTCCTGATGGTCGCCATCGATCCGGGTCCGGTGGACTGGGTCGCGCCGATCGCAGTCCTCTCCGCGGTGAGCATGACGCTCGGCAACCTGCTGGCCCTGCCGCAGCGCAACATAAAGCGGATGCTGGCGTACTCCAGCATCTCGCACGCGGGCTTCCTGCTGATGGGGGTTGCGGCCCACCGTGGCGACTTCGGCGCCCCCGGCCTGCTGATCTACCTGCTGGCGTACACGTTCACGAATCTGGGCGCGTTCTTCGTCGCGATAGCCGTAGGAGGAAGGTTGGGTTCGGACGAGATAGCGGGTTACGCCGGCCTGGCGCAGCGCTCGGCCGGCCTAGCCGCCGTCATGGCGCTGTTCATGCTGTCGCTGACCGGCATACCGCCCACGGGCGGGTTCCTCGGCAAGTTCTACATCTTCGGCGCGGCGGTCAACAACGGGCTGCTGTGGCTGGCCGTGGTGGCGGTGATCAACAGCGTGGTGGCGCTGTACTATTACATGAACGTGATCCGGGTCATGTACCTGCTCCCGGCCCCCTTGGGTGGATCTATGACCGGGCCGGTGCCCCTGCGCCTGGCCCTTGGGATAGCGGCGCTGGGTACGCTGGTGATAGGGATCTTCCCGCAGCCGTTTCTCACCCTCGTCGGGGCGGCCGCGATGCTGCTGCGGATGTAG
- a CDS encoding V-type ATPase subunit subunit G family protein: MGEKNPAGHKDDHRTGEHFLKVIADRERELEAQIAAARDEAAAIVAQARGQAEQIARDARSEAARLAGESERQVAEEAQRIQHEAQARAEREVENLRKRAAGRLEAAVAGVVEHVVTGGE; encoded by the coding sequence ATGGGAGAAAAGAACCCAGCAGGTCACAAGGACGACCACCGCACCGGCGAGCACTTCCTGAAGGTCATCGCCGACCGGGAGCGCGAGCTTGAGGCCCAGATTGCGGCCGCCCGCGACGAGGCCGCGGCCATCGTCGCCCAGGCGCGGGGTCAAGCCGAGCAGATCGCCCGCGACGCCCGCTCCGAGGCCGCCCGATTGGCAGGCGAGTCGGAGAGGCAGGTCGCCGAAGAGGCCCAGCGGATCCAGCACGAGGCCCAGGCCCGCGCCGAGCGCGAGGTCGAGAACCTGCGCAAGCGGGCGGCGGGCCGGCTCGAGGCGGCGGTGGCAGGCGTGGTGGAGCACGTGGTCACGGGCGGCGAATGA
- a CDS encoding V-type ATPase 116kDa subunit family protein, which translates to MIVEMRRVLVFGPKRLLGGVVEEVQRIGSLHIDRVEAPDGSVSAVRLDEEASAAQAAIERAHHRASGLLILLPAVPPAPGDSAAASLADGDPSDSEALADPETLDAALAGIETEVAALTRRRLEAEEELDLIQTYESALRVLSPLLGALSGSRALESVGFILRGKDLSVVTSLRNHLSELTGGRIEVASRTIEEGKIGVVVAFLHRDAETIRGWLTRAGISELRLPARFSAEGPAEAVRQMERRRAELPGELAGITASLADVSRRHRPMVEALLALATDRLAQFRAMVHLAQSHYAFILHGWAPADRIAEVRGTLQARFGRDVLVQDLPADPHDAAAVPVMLDNPSVIRPFQRMLGLFKPPRYGTLDPTIYLAVFFPVFVGMVIGDVAYGSMLFALGWWMRGKARRGEAWDVALGSIKMGMRITPTVLADISWVIRVMATWVILFGVLYLEIFGNLIEHHFGWHPIFNRVTQATAFFYMTVAVGAVQVALGYFLHMVLAVRHRHLVGVLESLAMLCGVAALLLLLGGMGNIVPPSLMGLGVVLAGGFLAFFLVGVVLKPFSLMWLLEVISGMGNVLSYARLFGVGLAAAVLANVSNELGGAMGPVWVGVVAGMLIQMIFFAFTFAGHVIQPARLNWVEFLTKVKYHDETGNSYQPLHKTGGD; encoded by the coding sequence ATGATCGTCGAGATGCGCCGGGTGCTGGTCTTCGGCCCCAAGCGGCTGCTCGGCGGGGTCGTGGAGGAAGTCCAGCGCATCGGATCTCTGCACATCGATCGAGTCGAGGCCCCGGACGGATCTGTCAGTGCGGTGCGGCTCGACGAGGAGGCCTCGGCGGCACAGGCGGCGATCGAGCGCGCCCACCACCGCGCCTCCGGTTTGCTCATCCTGCTTCCGGCCGTGCCCCCGGCGCCGGGCGACTCCGCGGCGGCTTCCCTGGCGGATGGCGACCCATCGGATTCCGAGGCGCTCGCGGATCCCGAGACGCTCGACGCGGCGCTGGCCGGTATCGAGACCGAGGTGGCGGCCCTTACCCGGCGGCGGCTCGAAGCCGAGGAAGAGCTCGATCTGATCCAGACCTACGAGAGCGCGCTCCGCGTGCTCTCCCCGCTGCTCGGCGCGCTTTCGGGCAGCCGGGCCCTGGAGTCCGTGGGTTTCATCCTGCGCGGCAAGGACCTCTCGGTCGTCACCTCACTGCGCAACCATCTCAGCGAGTTGACCGGCGGCCGCATCGAGGTGGCCAGCCGCACGATCGAGGAGGGCAAGATCGGCGTTGTCGTGGCGTTTCTGCACCGCGACGCGGAGACGATCCGAGGATGGCTCACCAGGGCGGGGATCAGCGAGCTGCGCCTGCCCGCCCGCTTCTCCGCTGAGGGGCCTGCCGAGGCGGTGCGCCAGATGGAGCGTCGGCGCGCCGAGCTGCCGGGCGAGCTGGCCGGCATCACCGCGTCGCTGGCCGATGTCTCTCGCCGGCACCGCCCCATGGTGGAGGCGCTGCTGGCGCTGGCCACCGATCGGCTCGCGCAGTTCCGCGCGATGGTTCATCTTGCACAGTCGCACTACGCCTTCATCCTGCACGGCTGGGCGCCTGCCGATCGCATAGCCGAAGTGCGCGGCACATTGCAGGCCAGGTTCGGTCGCGACGTGCTCGTTCAGGACCTGCCGGCCGATCCACACGACGCCGCGGCGGTGCCGGTAATGCTGGACAACCCCTCGGTGATCAGGCCGTTCCAGCGCATGCTGGGGTTGTTCAAGCCGCCGCGGTACGGGACGCTGGACCCCACGATCTATCTGGCGGTCTTCTTTCCGGTGTTCGTCGGGATGGTCATCGGTGACGTGGCATACGGCTCCATGCTGTTCGCACTCGGCTGGTGGATGCGCGGCAAGGCCCGCCGTGGAGAGGCCTGGGACGTCGCACTGGGCAGCATCAAGATGGGGATGCGCATCACCCCAACAGTGCTTGCCGACATCTCGTGGGTCATCCGGGTTATGGCCACGTGGGTGATCCTCTTCGGGGTCCTCTATCTCGAGATCTTCGGCAATCTTATCGAGCACCACTTCGGGTGGCATCCGATCTTCAATCGCGTGACCCAGGCAACCGCCTTCTTCTACATGACCGTGGCCGTCGGCGCTGTGCAGGTGGCGCTGGGGTACTTTCTCCACATGGTGCTGGCGGTGCGCCACCGTCACCTGGTTGGGGTGTTGGAGTCCCTGGCGATGCTCTGCGGCGTCGCCGCCCTGCTCCTGCTGCTTGGGGGCATGGGCAACATCGTCCCGCCGAGCCTGATGGGACTGGGCGTCGTGCTGGCCGGAGGGTTCCTCGCGTTCTTTCTGGTCGGGGTCGTGCTCAAGCCGTTCTCGCTCATGTGGTTGCTCGAGGTGATCTCCGGCATGGGCAACGTGCTCTCATACGCCCGGTTGTTCGGCGTGGGCCTGGCGGCGGCAGTGCTTGCGAACGTGTCCAACGAGCTGGGCGGCGCAATGGGGCCGGTGTGGGTCGGCGTGGTCGCCGGCATGCTCATCCAGATGATCTTCTTCGCGTTCACGTTCGCCGGCCACGTCATCCAGCCCGCCCGGTTGAACTGGGTCGAGTTCCTGACCAAGGTGAAGTACCATGATGAGACAGGCAACTCATATCAGCCGCTGCACAAAACAGGAGGTGACTAG
- a CDS encoding V-type ATP synthase subunit K, with amino-acid sequence MKKAVFIVLTLSVMLLATASVALAAEAPAAEVKQITMAHGLLGLAAALAVAFGAIGTAWAQSRIGAAAAGAMAERPEIGGQMLIFLVLPETMIILGFVIAFFIVQKI; translated from the coding sequence TTGAAGAAGGCGGTGTTCATCGTCTTGACGTTGAGTGTGATGCTGCTCGCGACCGCGTCGGTCGCGCTGGCGGCTGAAGCCCCGGCTGCGGAGGTCAAGCAGATCACGATGGCTCACGGGCTGCTGGGGCTGGCCGCGGCGCTGGCGGTGGCGTTCGGCGCGATTGGAACCGCGTGGGCACAGTCGCGCATCGGCGCGGCCGCGGCCGGCGCCATGGCCGAGCGCCCGGAGATCGGCGGCCAGATGCTGATCTTCCTGGTCCTTCCGGAAACCATGATCATCCTTGGTTTCGTCATCGCTTTCTTCATCGTCCAGAAGATCTAG
- a CDS encoding V-type ATP synthase subunit E produces MAGTDSELIALLEREATSERERLLAEAEAQADAIRAEAHRAADEGLAATRERLQADARAALVKAKSTAMLRASSLVLQAKEDEISRVFAQASSALESLAADVRRYPEVLRRLIEEGLAALSGRGVVSVAPADQKMAEALIREHGWEATNCADPAISGGARLSSPDGRLVVTNTLASRLGRARPALAAEVARKLWG; encoded by the coding sequence ATGGCGGGAACGGATTCTGAGCTGATTGCGCTGCTCGAACGCGAGGCCACCTCCGAGCGCGAGCGGCTCCTGGCGGAGGCCGAGGCGCAGGCTGATGCCATCCGGGCCGAGGCACACCGCGCGGCCGATGAGGGACTCGCAGCGACACGGGAGCGGCTCCAGGCCGACGCGCGCGCGGCGCTGGTCAAGGCGAAGAGCACCGCGATGCTGCGGGCCTCGTCGCTGGTTCTGCAGGCCAAGGAGGACGAGATCTCCCGCGTGTTCGCGCAGGCTTCCTCCGCCCTGGAGTCGCTGGCCGCCGACGTCCGGCGCTACCCGGAAGTCCTGCGCCGGCTCATCGAAGAGGGGCTGGCGGCCCTGAGTGGCCGTGGCGTTGTGTCGGTGGCCCCTGCGGACCAGAAGATGGCCGAGGCGCTGATCCGCGAGCACGGGTGGGAGGCGACTAACTGCGCCGACCCTGCGATCAGCGGCGGGGCGCGTCTCTCTTCGCCCGACGGGCGCCTCGTAGTGACAAACACCCTGGCCTCACGGCTCGGCCGCGCGCGACCGGCGCTGGCGGCCGAGGTGGCCAGGAAGTTGTGGGGGTAG